The Ptychodera flava strain L36383 chromosome 3, AS_Pfla_20210202, whole genome shotgun sequence region GGTAATTTTTGttctttcttttaaatacactTTCTTTTTCTCCCCTCCAAATTGTGTCTGTACCTCACCCTCagaatatttttgcaaaacatATTGAACTGaacatttctggtaaaaaagttCATCGTCTTATGAGTGATTGAATTCCGTCCACGACATGCTTACGGACTCAGTACTTGAGCATGTGTACGTTTTCtgcatttattatttttttgtcttCATGGTTTCTGCGACCATGTGTACCGTTCGGCTCTTATCAATCATCAACTAAGCTTATCCATCAAGCAGTTGCTTTTTTCGTCGCTTTTATTACAACGGTGAACTCGTAATCTGTATCTTTCCCGGCCTGGACACTTCTCTTCCGAAAGTGACAGTCAAGGTCGGTGAATCCGGCTTCCAACAACGCCGACTTCAGAAATTGTTCGTCGGCGCTGAAACCTTCAAAGCGCTTGCCGTCAACGGTGTAGAATTTCAGAGGTATCGCCACTTGAACCAGCGTGCCGCCGTCTCTCAGGAGGGTCGCCATGTTGCGAAGGCCCTGGATCCAATCATCTTGCCTCTTACATGTCGCTTCGAGACAGAAACATGTGACCAGGCAGTCAAACGGTTCAAGTACCTTCGGGGCGATCGGGTTAGGCTGGTGAACGTCGCAGTACAACACATCTTTGATGGTTGCTCGTATTCTCTTCTCTCTTTCCTCCACATCACTGTAAGAAAGAAAATGTACTCCATGTAAAACTTACGAATTAAAAGCTCATCAAGTTGTAAATTTTGGTGTATATGCGTTGCTTTCTGGAACAAATTCATGACAATATAAAATCATTAAAGTTATTGTCTCCTAAAGTTTTTTAACTACGATGGCatatatttgatgaaaaataccGGTCTGAAGACAGACACATCTAAAAAAGGTAGACGAACGACAGAATAATAATTAgccagacaaacagacagattaTATATACGGACAGACATCAAACAggtaggcagacagacagacagagagacagacagacaaacaaacatacattagacagacagacaaacaaacata contains the following coding sequences:
- the LOC139130110 gene encoding indolethylamine N-methyltransferase-like — encoded protein: MEVIAGNPEDQTCDEFPTAESYLDHYYSTLDGPPEEQGVNFFLFEHLHRIFHQEGLSGERLIDVGTGPCIYSFVSACTKFKEIVASDYAADNREALKRWIDNEPGCFDWRPVIKHVCELEGHGDVEEREKRIRATIKDVLYCDVHQPNPIAPKVLEPFDCLVTCFCLEATCKRQDDWIQGLRNMATLLRDGGTLVQVAIPLKFYTVDGKRFEGFSADEQFLKSALLEAGFTDLDCHFRKRSVQAGKDTDYEFTVVIKATKKATA